Proteins encoded in a region of the Tripterygium wilfordii isolate XIE 37 chromosome 21, ASM1340144v1, whole genome shotgun sequence genome:
- the LOC119988352 gene encoding thymidine kinase a-like, which translates to MLTISRMKSLMSASPFSLHLSKATPFGVFSLASKSSSNLIPTILQSSISLHTKPRMILPKFPIFSIHNRRLQSESSGSSSDGEIHVIVGPMFAGKTTTLLRRIQCESENGRSVAVIKSNKDTRYRLDSIVTHDGMKLPCSALANLSSFRQKFGPDAYDKLDVIGIDEAQFFDDLYDFCREAADHDGKIIIVAGLDGDYLRKSFGSVLHIIPLANSVTKLNARCEICGKRAFFTLRKTEEIQTELIGGADVYMPVCRQHYVGGQVALDAARILSETQKVECGAYA; encoded by the exons atgTTGACTATTTCAAGAATGAAGTCTCTTATGTCAGCCTCACCCTTTTCTCTTCACCTCTCAAAGGCCACACCTTTTGGTGTCTTCTCTCTGGCATCCAAATCCTCCTCTAATTTGATTCCGACCATTCTTCAGAGCTCCATATCTCTCCACACAAAACCCAGAATGATTTTACCCAAGTTCCCAATTTTTTCAATCCACAACCGGAGGCTGCAATCGGAATCCTCTGGCTCGTCGTCCGACGGGGAGATTCATGTGATTGTGGGCCCTATGTTCGCTGGCAAAACTACCACGCTTCTCCGCCGCATTCAGTGTGAGAGCGAAAATGGCAG AAGTGTTGCGGTAATAAAGTCAAATAAGGATACAAGATATAGATTGGATTCTATAGTCACACATGATGGAATGAAGTTGCCTTGTTCGGCGTTGGCAAATTTGTCGTCATTCAGGCAAAAATTCGGTCCTGATGCTTATGATAAG CTTGATGTGATTGGCATTGATGAAGCTCAATTTTTTGATGATCTTTATGATTTCTGCCGTGAAGCTGCTGATCATGATGGCAAAATTATAATAGTTGCTGGCCTGGATGGTGATTATTTGAG GAAAAGCTTTGGTTCTGTTCTTCACATAATTCCACTCGCCAATTCTGTGACCAAGTTAAATGCTCGATGTGAGATATGTGGCAAACGTGCCTTTTTTACCTTGCGGAAGACAGAGGAGATTCAGACTGAATTGATTGGAGGGGCTGATGTCTACATGCCTGTGTGTCGACAGCACTATGTTGGCGGACAAGTAGCTTTAGACGCTGCAAGAATATTGAGTGAAACTCAGAAGGTTGAGTGCGGTGCTTACGCATGA